In the Corynebacterium suedekumii genome, one interval contains:
- the xerD gene encoding site-specific tyrosine recombinase XerD — protein MSNPPDVAATWLNHLAVERGLSDNTLSNYRRDLRRYLDWLDNAGLGDLGAVAATDVEAYVADLRRDGLAASSAARALVVARGLHKFAVAEGEIATDVAADVSPPATGRHLPDTLSIDDVTQLLDAVPTGEHATPVDLRDRALLELLYGTGARISEITSLTVDDMADNDGILRITGKGDKQRLVPVGSKAITATEDYLVRARPVFARGKTHALLLNTRGGPLSRQSAWAVLKNAAARAGLDKDISPHTLRHSYATHLLEGGADVRVVQELLGHSSVTTTQIYTHVTAENLRQVWREAHPRA, from the coding sequence GTGAGCAACCCGCCCGACGTCGCTGCTACCTGGCTCAACCACCTCGCCGTCGAACGCGGTCTGTCCGACAACACCCTGAGCAACTACCGTCGCGATTTGCGCCGCTATCTCGACTGGCTCGACAACGCCGGCCTCGGCGACCTCGGCGCCGTCGCCGCCACCGACGTCGAGGCCTACGTCGCCGACCTGCGCCGCGACGGCCTCGCCGCCAGCTCCGCCGCCCGCGCCCTCGTCGTCGCCCGCGGCCTGCACAAATTCGCCGTGGCGGAAGGCGAGATCGCCACCGACGTCGCCGCCGACGTCTCCCCACCGGCCACCGGCCGCCACCTCCCGGACACCCTCAGCATCGACGACGTCACCCAGCTTCTCGACGCCGTCCCCACCGGCGAGCACGCCACCCCCGTCGACCTGCGCGACCGCGCCCTCCTCGAACTGCTCTACGGCACCGGCGCCCGCATCTCCGAGATCACCTCGCTCACCGTCGACGACATGGCCGACAACGACGGCATCCTCCGCATCACCGGAAAAGGCGACAAACAACGCCTCGTCCCCGTCGGCTCCAAGGCCATCACCGCCACCGAGGACTACCTCGTCCGCGCCCGCCCCGTCTTCGCCCGCGGCAAGACCCACGCCCTGCTGCTCAACACCCGCGGTGGGCCGCTGTCCCGCCAGTCCGCCTGGGCGGTGCTCAAGAACGCCGCCGCCCGCGCCGGCCTGGACAAGGACATCTCACCTCACACGCTGCGCCACTCCTACGCCACCCACCTTCTCGAGGGCGGCGCCGACGTCCGCGTGGTCCAGGAACTCCTCGGCCACTCCTCGGTGACCACCACCCAGATCTACACCCACGTCACCGCCGAGAACCTCCGCCAAGTGTGGCGGGAGGCTCACCCGCGGGCGTGA
- a CDS encoding GNAT family N-acetyltransferase, whose amino-acid sequence MATITRTDRLILMPLNEKHDEEAYKVYSDKRIWTHRPHARHEDVRETHQLIGRTQASWAAKDLGPWGVYLRDQPSDFIGVGGLELVDGRVWDLKYRFRPDKWGNGYATEVSEAALKLAKRLDPDTPVTARITTNHPSSARVLEKLGLKPVWEGRRVGTEDNPDEPDVRIYSDRELPVEILEFLKARP is encoded by the coding sequence ATGGCTACCATTACCCGAACCGACCGCCTCATCCTCATGCCGCTCAACGAGAAGCACGACGAAGAGGCCTACAAGGTCTACAGCGACAAGCGGATCTGGACCCACCGCCCCCACGCGCGCCACGAAGACGTCCGCGAGACCCACCAGCTCATCGGCCGCACCCAGGCATCCTGGGCCGCCAAGGACCTCGGCCCGTGGGGTGTGTACCTTCGCGACCAGCCCTCCGACTTCATCGGCGTCGGCGGCCTCGAGCTTGTCGACGGTCGCGTGTGGGACCTCAAGTACCGCTTCCGCCCCGACAAGTGGGGCAACGGCTACGCCACCGAAGTCTCCGAGGCGGCCCTCAAGCTGGCCAAGCGCCTCGACCCGGACACCCCGGTCACCGCCCGGATCACCACCAACCACCCCTCCTCCGCCCGGGTACTGGAGAAACTGGGCCTCAAGCCCGTGTGGGAGGGTCGCCGCGTGGGCACCGAGGACAACCCCGACGAACCCGACGTGCGGATCTACTCCGACCGGGAACTCCCGGTGGAGATCCTCGAGTTCCTCAAGGCGCGCCCGTAG
- a CDS encoding NUDIX domain-containing protein yields MTPGQHAFTVRDTELLLESPILAVRRDRVAMPGDTDAAREIVEHFGAVAIVALDEDGRIPLVRQYRHSVGQRLWELPAGLLDIADEDEVTCAARELKEEAGLVAGSWGVLADLVTSPGFCDEAVRVFLARDLTEVDRPDAEHEEADLTLDWVDLGEAVSMVFRGEIVNSIAIAGIMTANEVAAGRAEPRTVDAPFSVRPAALPARRVSAGVVPDMKKIHQ; encoded by the coding sequence ATGACTCCCGGCCAGCACGCCTTCACCGTCCGCGACACAGAACTCCTCCTGGAGTCGCCGATCCTCGCCGTCCGCCGCGACCGAGTTGCCATGCCCGGTGACACCGACGCGGCCCGCGAGATCGTCGAACACTTCGGTGCCGTCGCCATTGTCGCCCTCGACGAGGACGGCCGGATCCCGCTGGTCCGCCAGTACCGCCATTCGGTGGGGCAGCGGCTGTGGGAACTGCCCGCCGGGCTGCTCGACATCGCCGACGAGGATGAGGTCACCTGCGCCGCCCGGGAATTGAAGGAGGAGGCCGGCCTGGTCGCCGGATCCTGGGGCGTCCTCGCCGACCTGGTCACCTCGCCCGGCTTCTGCGACGAGGCCGTCCGCGTCTTCCTCGCCCGCGACCTCACCGAGGTGGACCGCCCCGACGCCGAACACGAGGAGGCGGACCTCACCCTCGACTGGGTCGACCTCGGGGAGGCGGTGTCCATGGTCTTCCGCGGGGAGATCGTCAACTCCATCGCCATCGCGGGCATCATGACCGCCAACGAGGTCGCGGCCGGTCGTGCCGAACCCCGCACCGTCGACGCCCCGTTCTCCGTCCGGCCCGCGGCGCTGCCCGCCCGGCGTGTCAGCGCCGGCGTGGTCCCCGACATGAAGAAGATCCACCAGTGA
- a CDS encoding ParA family protein, with protein MAGDGLFENPGPELGLTGRPVREFPAAEPLDKHGPAKIISMCNQKGGVGKTTSTINLGACLAEAGRKVLLVDLDPQGALSAGLGIRHDELDITVYDLLIDNRTSIHSAIHHTGVPDMDVVPANIDLSAAEIQLVNEVGREQTLARALRPVMKEYDFIILDCQPSLGLLTVNALACSHGVIIPMECEYFSLRGLALLTDTVEKVSDRLNFDLEILGILVTMFDRRTSHAREVMSRVVEVFGDRVFDSVITRTVRFPETSVAGEPIISWAPNSQGAQQYRNLALEVLERTS; from the coding sequence GTGGCGGGAGACGGACTCTTTGAGAACCCGGGCCCCGAGCTCGGCCTGACCGGCCGGCCTGTCCGGGAGTTCCCGGCGGCCGAACCGCTGGACAAGCACGGGCCCGCGAAGATCATCTCCATGTGCAACCAGAAGGGCGGCGTGGGTAAGACCACGTCCACCATCAACCTGGGTGCCTGCCTGGCCGAGGCCGGCCGCAAGGTTCTCCTCGTCGACCTCGACCCCCAGGGTGCACTGTCCGCCGGACTGGGGATCCGGCACGACGAACTCGACATCACGGTCTACGACCTGCTCATCGACAACCGCACCTCCATCCACTCCGCCATCCACCACACCGGTGTTCCGGACATGGACGTCGTCCCCGCCAACATCGACCTCTCCGCCGCCGAAATCCAGCTGGTCAACGAGGTCGGACGAGAGCAGACACTGGCGCGGGCCCTGCGCCCGGTGATGAAGGAGTATGACTTCATCATCCTCGACTGCCAGCCCTCCCTCGGCCTGCTCACCGTCAACGCGCTCGCCTGCTCCCATGGTGTCATCATCCCCATGGAGTGCGAGTACTTCTCCCTGCGTGGCCTGGCGTTGCTCACCGACACCGTGGAGAAGGTCAGCGACCGCCTCAACTTCGACCTGGAGATCCTCGGCATCCTGGTCACCATGTTCGACCGGCGCACCTCTCACGCCCGGGAGGTCATGTCCCGGGTGGTCGAGGTGTTCGGCGACCGGGTCTTCGACTCGGTGATCACCCGCACCGTCCGCTTCCCGGAGACCTCCGTCGCCGGCGAACCCATCATCTCCTGGGCACCGAACTCCCAGGGCGCCCAGCAGTACCGCAACCTGGCACTCGAGGTCCTCGAACGGACCAGCTGA
- a CDS encoding segregation and condensation protein A → MPARQSTDLPGGGSQPEIPGFQVALKNFEGPFDLLLQLITAKKLDVTDVALSEVTDEFISYTRALGETADLDETTEFLVVAATLLDLKAARLLPRGDVDDLADLELLETRDLLFARLMQYQAYKQVADLFSRWQTEAQRRYPRAVGLEEQFASLLPPVTIGKTPAEFAELAAGVFRPRPPEEVGIGHIHQVAVSVPEQAGRILDTLRLMGPDHWLSFGALTRDCTLSMEIVGRFLALLELYKARAVETEQPEPLGELTVAWTGLDVDPAVVAASNWD, encoded by the coding sequence ATCCCGGCGCGGCAGTCCACCGATCTGCCCGGCGGCGGCAGCCAGCCCGAGATCCCCGGCTTCCAGGTCGCCCTGAAGAACTTCGAGGGGCCCTTCGACCTGCTCCTGCAGCTGATCACCGCCAAGAAGCTCGACGTCACTGACGTCGCCCTCTCCGAAGTCACCGACGAGTTCATCAGCTACACCCGGGCGCTGGGGGAGACCGCGGACCTCGACGAGACGACCGAATTCCTCGTCGTCGCCGCGACACTCCTCGACCTCAAGGCGGCCCGTCTGCTGCCCCGCGGCGACGTCGACGATCTCGCCGACCTCGAACTCCTGGAAACCCGCGACCTGCTCTTCGCCCGACTCATGCAGTACCAGGCCTACAAACAGGTCGCCGATCTCTTCTCGCGGTGGCAGACGGAGGCGCAGCGCCGATACCCCCGGGCCGTCGGGCTGGAGGAGCAGTTCGCCTCGCTGCTCCCGCCGGTGACCATCGGCAAGACCCCCGCCGAGTTCGCCGAGCTGGCCGCCGGGGTATTCCGGCCCCGACCACCGGAGGAGGTCGGCATCGGCCACATCCACCAGGTCGCCGTCTCCGTTCCTGAACAGGCCGGCCGGATCCTGGACACCCTCCGCCTCATGGGGCCCGACCACTGGCTCAGCTTCGGCGCCCTGACCCGCGACTGCACGCTGTCCATGGAGATCGTCGGCCGATTCCTCGCCCTGCTGGAGCTGTACAAGGCCCGGGCCGTGGAGACCGAACAGCCCGAACCGCTGGGGGAGTTGACTGTCGCCTGGACCGGCCTCGACGTCGACCCGGCCGTCGTGGCGGCCAGCAACTGGGACTGA
- a CDS encoding rhodanese-like domain-containing protein has translation MTPLISVDELTRLDAPVILSASMGPNPPTDGIPGAFLADLEADFSEPGHPLPHTVPADPARVFESYGISDDTAVVVYDDQQGATAPRVWWLALVAGLTDVRVLDGPWAGSGHHCPGPRATAPSPPHPAPVCLSTPPPSPPAPASWWTPARRDVSPAPNPSPARACAPGVPRGR, from the coding sequence ATGACACCCCTGATCTCGGTTGATGAGCTCACCCGGCTGGACGCCCCGGTCATCCTCAGCGCGTCGATGGGCCCGAATCCGCCGACCGACGGCATCCCCGGGGCGTTCCTCGCGGACCTGGAGGCGGACTTCTCGGAGCCGGGCCATCCGCTGCCGCACACGGTGCCCGCTGATCCGGCCCGGGTCTTCGAGTCCTACGGCATCTCCGACGACACGGCGGTGGTGGTCTACGACGACCAGCAGGGGGCCACCGCGCCGCGCGTGTGGTGGCTCGCGTTGGTCGCCGGCCTGACGGACGTCCGGGTCCTCGACGGCCCGTGGGCGGGGAGCGGGCACCACTGTCCCGGCCCACGCGCCACGGCACCATCACCGCCGCACCCCGCCCCGGTCTGCTTGTCGACGCCGCCACCGTCGCCGCCGGCCCCCGCCTCCTGGTGGACGCCCGCTCGGCGGGACGTTTCGCCGGCACCGAATCCGAGCCCCGCCCGGGCCTGCGCTCCGGGTGTGCCCCGGGGTCGGTGA